AAACTGTATTGAAAATGAGCAAACATCTGTTAAACGAAGGGTAAGTTTGACGAAGTTCTCAGTTTTATCTTGATTAGTGGGACTCCATACCAAGTTCTTCTTTcacatttctttcatttttgcttttttttttttttcaatgtgcTCCTATTtgacttgtttttgaaaaagattttggtttcttcttcttgttgcaTTATTTTTTCCCGGTTGAGCaacagaagaggaagaagaaggacGAGATGCCcatggaaaagaagaaaaaggtgatTGCAGGAAACCCAAAAGCTCCTAAATCGAAATCGAAGAAAGTACGAAAGCTTATTTCAGTTTCACCCTTCCTTTTTAGTTTATTCGGTCGCTATAGCTCATGGATCTGTGCCATCTCTTTCTACCATGTCTTTAAGATTGCCTCGATGTTTCTTCTTTCACTTTTGTTTGCTGTGGATGCATGTTTTAACGAGTTGGATTTCAGGGTTTTCCCCTTTACTATTAGCTAGTTTGTTATTGGGAGATTTTAAGAgaatttcaaaaattcaaaccCTAGTCTTGTTTCCACATGATGCTGTGCTCGTTTGCTTATGAATAATGTAATTGTCGTGCTAATTATGCTTCTTCAATGTGGATTTTTACTTTATGTTGTTGTCTTTTACTGTCTTCATTCTTCTTGGTTCAGTTAGATCTAATCTCAATATATAGGGTCACCCCCAGCAAATTTGGGTACAAGTGTCTACTTGATTAACTTTTTTAGTGgtgaaatatatttatatacgaAAAGCTGCATGATCCATCAAAGACCAAGTGGAAGGAAACTTCCCTGTTACAAGCATTGATAAACTAATATGGTGCACATTATTTgtttcaagaaaaagaaaggagaacACTTACAATTTGTAAAACGATTGATCTGCTCATGGGGAATCAAAATGTGTCTTGGGATTCATTTGGCAAAAATCTAGAGAAGACTATGAGGAGTTTGGGATGGTGAGCAATGGGAAGACTTAGTTTAAGGGAACGCAGGCTCACTTACATATTGCAGGCTTTCTTGTTCTTTTGCAGTCGCCATTTTGATATGTTTATTAACAGTTACTAACACTTGGTGAGTTTTATTATATGCCAACTGTTGCTTAAATTTGTAACATAAGCTATGTACGTACCACAGTTATATGTTTTACTTAAGCTATGTATGCACTGTGGTTTTATGTTTTTGCCTGCAAGTATGCTAGTAGATTGAGGTCTTAGGATGAAGAGAATCCCCCTTCTCCCCTCCTTGTTTCTTAAATCCCACCGCTTTCTGCTGgaaaaagaactaaaaaaaAGGTATTATGCAAGTGATTGACTTATTTCAACTTTGGGACATCTAGAACACACAATGCTGGGAGCCAGCTGTTCCTTTCAAATCAATTAGTGGGGTATCCATGCTAGTAGCAAGCTTTATGTTGCATCTTCTTGGGCCTCTACATTGTGTATTTTGTCTTTTATTGGTCTATCGCATACATACTTGATCAGATGGATCTTTCATATTACTTGTACTAAATGTTTGTGCCTATGTGCTTTCAATCATGATTTTGTTGCCTTCTGATGAAGAGATTCTAAGAAGATCATTGTGTCCAAGCTCTTGCTCTCATTTTGAACTCTGCCAAGAGGATTGCATTTGTCATATAGCCTCAGTGACGGGAAAGGCTCACTTATTTCATTCTGTGCAATTGTGAAACGTCCCTTACTCTGTAGCTTTCTACCATATTCTCTCGTTATCCTCTTGATATTGgaacaagagaaaaaggaaaaagaaatagtTGATAAAATCTGCATTTTAGTTGTGATCAACGGAGCAAGTGTTGCCTGCCATTACCTAATACTTTAATGGCCTTATTTATATTGGTGAACATGCTCTTCTTgtaataaattgataatttagcaAGTTCACCAGTATGTATGTGATGCTTGAAGTCATACAAGTTGATTGCTGTATTATCTTTATTTACCAACTTATGATGTGGTACTTTGCATTTTGATCAGGTTGACTCAGATACTGGAAAGAACTCACGATGGTTGGCATCTGTACTGTGATGGCTTTTGATATGTTCCCTTTTATCTTTGAATTTGTtgtctttttccctttttaaacCTTGGAATGCAAATCTTGTGAAGAATCTTAGATTGTGTTCTAAGAGTATGAATTGTTTGTAGCATTAAACGAAAGCGAACTGGGATGAACGAAATATATGATGATGTTGAATCTAAGTTTACCGTTATGGAGCGAGCAGCAAAAGTTCTGGCAAGTATGGAGGATGGAGCCCCTTACTTTTTAAAGTGTATGCTCCCTTCAAATGTCACTTACAGCTTTTGGTTGGTAAGGCTCCAAGTTTGCCCTGTATTAAGATTCAAGAGATTGATTAGTTAAAAGTGAACCTTTTCTATTTCTTGCTtcgttgttttttctttttgtccttttttcaTTTCTATATTTATCTTTCACAGATTATTCCTAGGAAATTCGGCAGCTTACATCTGCCGAGTCAGGATTCCACTGTTATTTTGGTCGATGAATGGGGAAAAGAATATAAGACAACATATCTTATTGATAGGAATGGACTAAGTGCTGGTTGGAGGGGGTTCTCCATGTCTCACAGATTACTGAAGGGAGACATTCTGATCTTCCGTTTGATTGGACATTGCAAGTTGAAGGTAACTGTTTGAAACTTGCTGATTCTTATTGCAATTGGGGATGAGCAGCAATGCTTGCACTTCTAACTTTGTGATGATTCACAGCTGACAACCTACGGAAATCACTTTAAGGAAAGTCATCAACAGTTGGTGTGAGAAAATATGTGTTGCTGCTTTTTAGTTGTTGCTAAGATAAGGGACATTAAATTATAGCAGAGATGTTAGCGTGATGCATCAAAGATTGTGGACTTTAATCTGTTAGATCTGATAgaaattcagaattcagatttgaCTTGCCTTTAGGAATACTGGACTAGATCTGTATGGCGAAGGTTTCAAATATCCAGATAGGAGAGAACATAGCTTATGCAATTAAATAAGCTTTTAAAACCAGAATACCTCATTAAAACAAAGAGCACAAGTATACTCTTCCATTTCTGGAAACTCAAGCCCTACTTTGGCACTAAGTTAATAATGAAGTTTAGGATATTTATGTTAGTGGTTTACTTTTTCACAGGACTAATTAGGTAAACTGTCTTTTGCCTTTTGAACTGCTTGGTGGTTGTATTTCTAACCGAGCTATCTATTAACGAGATTCAAACCTTTTGATTGTTTGTCTTTGTGCCTATAGGTGCACATAGTAAGAGTACATGGTTTGGATGTAGTAAATGCAGCTGCTTGCCTCATGAACTTGGATGCTTTTGGAACAATGGATTCTGGTACATCTTTGCCCTTGCATTACCCGCCTGGTTTGATCAATAAATGTTCCAGCTATGGGCTCATTAACCTTTTGTTTCATCAATTTTTGAACTGGATAAGATCCTGTGAAGCAGGATTATAGGAAGCGGAAAAGAACAAAGAAGTATGCAGACTGTTCTGTGTTTGATGCCCCTAGAATACCagacaaagttcaagaaaagGGCAAGATGGTGCTGAAATCTGACCTTGTGCCTGTGGAAGATCAATCTGAAAACACCAGTGATGGTTTTGGGTCTGAAGTACTAGAAGGTATGAGATTTCAAATCTTGTTGCTTGACAATTATGATCTATAGAATGTTGTTCATTCCTGTTAGAATTTGATCTCTTAGGTTCTGGAATGACTGACCACCTTTTATCCGGTGACCACCATCACACTGAAGCATCATTTTTGCATGAGCATCCCTGTGAAGGTGTCGTGTGTCGGTAATCTGCAGAAGTAGTGTTGCTTACATGGAAAAAGATGGAACTTCTGAGTTCAGCATGTTGCAACTTATTTTGAACATATTCGCTTGGTACAAAAGTTATTAATCTGAGAGGAAATATAGAAGAATTTAGATACAAGTGGGAATACCTGGTCAAAGCAATGATAAGCTTTTGTTTGAATCATAAACAACTCCACATATGCATTTATGACCGTTCATAGTTACCTCCTgtgacaaagaagaagaaacctGGAAGAAAGCCTCAAGCAGTTGAAAAGTGCTATATTGAGGGAACGTGGCTTCATTGATGCTGATTCTGACCCTCCAAGGATCTGCTGACAGAGCATGAGCTTTTGTTACATGGACTTGTGCTCTGTGCGTTATGTACGCATGTAGATGTCTATATTCCCTACATTTCATAGGTGATGTACTAAAAGAAATTGATGTACTAAAAGAAATAGTTATGTCGACCCATAGCTGTAAACAGGTACACCACATCTCTTGTgattaaaaaaaagttaatatTTTTGAGGATTTGAAGTACTTGATTTGTATATGATGCAGTAAATGTACACAATTAACACATGTAAACCTGATTGAAAATTGGAGAATTTTTGTTCTCTGAGCAAAGGTTCAACCACATGTATCATACTTTTCCTCAATGGTTTTGTCAGTTAGCAAAATTGACCTCTTTGCTGTTCTTTTCAACAAACCTATTATGCTTCTTGCGTGCACTGTATGTGCCCGTGGCTTGGTGCATTAGCTCGCTAGGAGAATCCCGAGTGGCTCGGATTGGCCCGTGAAGTGGAAGTTCAATCCAATTGACTGGCTAAGTCGGGTCAATTTTCATCTTAGATTTTGTTGTactgccttttctttttctttttttttgggtaagctCAAAAGAGACTCTGAAGCGTGCAtggaaagaaagggaaaataTTAAGATTCAATGACTCAAATTAGGAATTTTAACGATCACTTATCTAAAATTAGCTGAATTGGATCATTTCAAGCTGGATCCTTTTCGACTACCAGAATCCGGCATTACTGATGGATTGGGAAAAATACTCCGTTGGACTTGATCATCCAGATCACATGCTTTAAGGCAATCGTACAATTGGCATCATTATTCGTACTTTTTAGAAAAGTGTAAACATTTAAAGTATGTTAATGTACTTAAGTATTTGCCTTTAAATTGAACTGATTTGAGCTCGATTTTGAAATTAGTTGAGCTATAAATCTCGTTCGGCTGGCTGGATTTGTTGCTTTAGAATCGACTTCAGCGTTTGGACAGATCAAGTCGGACTTCAATTCTGAAACAAATTTACGAATGTGGGTGCAATCAAAAATTGGTTCATGCATTTATCATTCATGGATGCCTTAGCGGTGGCACTCCGCCCTCCGCCCCCCGCCCCCTTCCGGGGGTCCGAAAACTACTCGCTTGGTAGCATAAGAGtaagggtgcatttgataaaattaaagtcTGAAActgaaatatgaaatttgaatatattaagttattgaattgttaagtactaaatttgatatattttgaatatatattacattaagtgataagtgaatagtttatcatttatttttttgagtgCTATTTTATTAATTCAGATGCCCAATTTTTCGTTATTAAACGTGTTTAAACATATtaaaatctgaatctattaagtttAAGTGCCAAAATTAGGTTATAAATAAGGTCTAAACAAAAATTTTTAGATCCTACGTGCCTCGTAGATAGGCGATCTGGGCAAAACTTGCTGTGCTtgtgttatttatttgttttggttaATGTACTTATTTGCCTTTTCATTGCTCCAAAAAGCAAGTCCTATAACACGCACGCACGCACACAGGCACACGCCCACatccacacacacacatatatatatattttaagtgagagattttaaattcaaaatctcATACTTATAATTTCTCTCATTTTACCATCCAACTCAACCCTCCTCAGGTCCTAATATTGAGATATGAAAAGGTCTTtatttttagggataatttcaaaaacttccCCTTAAATTTTTGATAGTTTCATTTGACATACTCGAATTTTAAAAAATCTCTTTTGCCTCCTTTACTTTGGATCTTTTGTATTATTTACAAcccattttaaaatataatattaaaaaattcatttttggagagtaaatataatttcattccaaattttccctaTTGTTGTCTTACTTTTTATTACCAAAATGGTGAGTatattaataataaatgaaaaacaaaaacaaaaacaaaaagtatGAATGTTTATTCTAACGAGGCAAAATATAGAGTGTGtttttaaatatcaaaagttaatatttgaaaatttatttgaaattttttcaaGTTACAAAGATAATGTTATCTTTACTGTAAAGTGATAATGTTATCTTTACTGTAAAGTGTTTTGaattaatttaaaaagttttataaatcttttacatatttttgagttttctaattttttttccaaattgatGGCTTGAAAAGTAAAAAGATACAACATGctaaaaactatatataaacTTGTTTGTATTGTTTTTAAGCTCACGAAAAGAGGTATTCTTATGGTTGTAAATTATTACAAGTTATTTTTAAGAAGTACTGTAAGTCATTCATAATTTTAAGTAATTTAACATTTCTTGTTTGAACTAATGATACAAAAACtgttaaaaatatttcaatcttgttatcaacttttaaattttcattaaaaactatattgatcaattaacaaaaattaagagATAATTTTAGGGTGTTATGATAATTGAACAAGAAAAGGGCAAATTTGGAATGAAACTATAATCTCCCTCTCTCATaatgaattttttcaatattatatTGTGAAAGGTGTTTCAAATGTTACAAAAAGTTTAAAGTAGGAGAGCCAAGCGAGATTTTTCAAACTTTGAAAGTGCCAAGTGAAATTATTACAAATTTTAGGGGAGGCTTCTAAAATTACCCCTTATTTTTATTAGTATACGTTTTGCAATTCAAATAGTGGAAAAAGCAATAAGGCGTTCCCCAAGGGAGGGGGGAAAAACCCACAAAATCGCATTTATGTCCAACTCCAGCATGAACTAAGATACCTGGACCTCTAAAACGAGTTAGACGACCACTCGTTGAGAATGTCTGAATGCACAAGGATACAAGGCCACCACCTTTTTATGCAAACCTCCTACGCATCGTAAAGCGGTCCATTCTCTTCCGTTTCTGTGAACAAGGCATGTATTGCCATTCTTCTGTCCCCGTCCCTGTCTCTGAATCTGGGATATCCATAACCATAAGCTTAAAGCAATCATCGATTTGGCCCGCAGAACAGACTCAAATGCTATATCTTCTTTGCAAACTCAATTAGTATCTCGTAACATAATAATGCCAAGCACGCCGTAAAATTGCATCGCGTATTGCAAATTGACGAGGTTGTACAGGCTCTTTCCAGGAAGGTGTACCTACACCCAAAAAAATTTGTCCCAAATTGGTTGCTCTGTGTCCCCGCAAGCAAGAAATCATGTCCCTTGACAATTTTGCAGGGCTACCTGCAGGTCTCGGGACGTGCTGTAGAATGCCCAACTAATTCACGAAGCTTCCCAAATATGCCACTCAACGCGCATGCGTAATTTTCCATTTCTACAGCCATGTGTTGCACTTGCAcgcaaataataataatgacaaCAGACTGTTAATGACTGCTATTTTGATATGAAGCAAATAACTTGTAACTATTTCTGTGAACTAGGCCTGTCAATGGGTTGGGCTCGACCGAATTCATTATTCTGAACTCGGACCCGGCATAATATATCGGATCCGGATTCGACCCGTTACCCCGCGGGTCTTCTACACTATGTTCCAAATCCGGATCCAACGGGTCTCGGTTCCGGGTCGGGTccacctgaaaaaaaaaactttcaaaactttcaatttctaacaaaaatgagaaaaaaatatatttgttgttatgaaataatgataagatgTGGATGTCCGTTGATATTCTCTAGATGTGGCTGTCCGTTGATATTCTCAAGAAGGATTACAAGATGAAGATGTCCGTTTGCATTCTCAAGATGATAGTCACATGTATTCTCCCTAGATTCATTGGTACATTGGATGAACTCATTTATGGATGTACTTGATGTACTAAATTCATGTATTAGTACTTAATAGGGTTCATGTACCTTCTATCTTGGATCACCTATATATAGGGGTGAATCCTATTTCATTTGTAACCTTGGAATCTGGAAGTACTTTGATCAATGAATAATACTATagttctctcttctctttttacACTACTAATCCAATCCCTACTTTTTGggagtttattttattagtttcacaATACGTTATCAGCACGAGTCTCTATTTTGAGTGAAGGAAAGGCACGAAGCAAAAGTGAAGCACGAAACGTGTCAAGATTTTGCCCGAACAACTTTTGGCTACTTATCAAGGTAATATTCTTTCCTACGAATCTATTGCATAGTCTTATGGCTAATCTCACAAAACAAGAGTTCGTACCTCTTGatatttctggaaaaaattatttatcgTGGGTATTGGATGTTGAAATTCATCTTGAGGCAATGGGTCTTGGTAATACTATTGTTGATGAGAATGATGCCTCAAACCAAGACCGTGCTAAGGCCATGATTTTCCTTCGTCGTCATTTAGATGAAGGACTAAAAGTAGAGTACCTTACTGTCAAAGATCCTCTTGTCCTTTGGCAAGATTTGAAAGAAAGATACGATCACCTGAAGTTGGTCGTTCTTCCAAAGGCCCGATATGATTGGCTCCACTTACGACTACAAGATTTCAAATCTGTCAACGAATATAATTCAGCCATGTTCAGAATTACTTCTCAATTATCATTGTGTGGCGAAAAAGTCACTGATGAAAACATGTTAGAGAAAATATTCTCTACTTTTCATGTCTCTAATATGCTCCTGCAGCAGCAATATAGAGAGAgaggatttaaaaaatattctgaacTTATTGCATGTCTTCTGTTGGctgaacaaaataatgaattacTGCTGAAAAATCATGAGTCCCGACCAACTGGTGCAAGTCCATTCCCTGAAGCGAATGGgactcaatttcaaaattctggTCGAAGCCGTGGACGTGACCGTGGCCGTGGACGTGATCGTAGTAGATTTGTGCCTCGTGAAGATTATAGCCGTGGCAAGCAACAAAATATTTcccaaaaaggagaaaataacTACGATCCgaaagaaggagaaaagaaagtttatgaagaaaaatgctaCCGATGTGGTATGGAAGGTCACTGGTCCCGTACCTGTCGTACGGCTGAACATCTTGTTGACCTCTATCAAGCATCATTGAAAAAGAAGGACAAAGATGTCGAGACAAATTTTATCGAC
This portion of the Coffea arabica cultivar ET-39 chromosome 2e, Coffea Arabica ET-39 HiFi, whole genome shotgun sequence genome encodes:
- the LOC113731411 gene encoding uncharacterized protein isoform X2, with product MEAEKLIGEQQNQKEHRTQNCIENEQTSVKRRRKKKDEMPMEKKKKVIAGNPKAPKSKSKKVDSDTGKNSRCIKRKRTGMNEIYDDVESKFTVMERAAKVLASMEDGAPYFLKCMLPSNVTYSFWLIIPRKFGSLHLPSQDSTVILVDEWGKEYKTTYLIDRNGLSAGWRGFSMSHRLLKGDILIFRLIGHCKLKVHIVRVHGLDVVNAAACLMNLDAFGTMDSDPVKQDYRKRKRTKKYADCSVFDAPRIPDKVQEKGKMVLKSDLVPVEDQSENTSDGFGSEVLEGSGMTDHLLSGDHHHTEASFLHEHPCEGVVCR
- the LOC113731411 gene encoding uncharacterized protein isoform X1, with translation MEAEKLIGEQQNQKEHRTQNCIENEQTSVKRRKRKKKDEMPMEKKKKVIAGNPKAPKSKSKKVDSDTGKNSRCIKRKRTGMNEIYDDVESKFTVMERAAKVLASMEDGAPYFLKCMLPSNVTYSFWLIIPRKFGSLHLPSQDSTVILVDEWGKEYKTTYLIDRNGLSAGWRGFSMSHRLLKGDILIFRLIGHCKLKVHIVRVHGLDVVNAAACLMNLDAFGTMDSDPVKQDYRKRKRTKKYADCSVFDAPRIPDKVQEKGKMVLKSDLVPVEDQSENTSDGFGSEVLEGSGMTDHLLSGDHHHTEASFLHEHPCEGVVCR
- the LOC140036134 gene encoding uncharacterized protein, which produces MGLGNTIVDENDASNQDRAKAMIFLRRHLDEGLKVEYLTVKDPLVLWQDLKERYDHLKLVVLPKARYDWLHLRLQDFKSVNEYNSAMFRITSQLSLCGEKVTDENMLEKIFSTFHVSNMLLQQQYRERGFKKYSELIACLLLAEQNNELLLKNHESRPTGASPFPEANGTQFQNSGRSRGRDRGRGRDRSRFVPREDYSRGKQQNISQKGENNYDPKEGEKKVYEEKCYRCGMEGHWSRTCRTAEHLVDLYQASLKKKDKDVETNFIDQKNAYDDDDADMTHLDIADFFEHPEDAK